In a single window of the Thunnus albacares chromosome 1, fThuAlb1.1, whole genome shotgun sequence genome:
- the tssk6 gene encoding testis-specific serine/threonine-protein kinase 6: protein MIDKLFLEKNGYTFKSNLGAGMYGKVVCAYSTQRQRKVAIKIVDTKKFNSDNWEVFLSREMEIIRSLNHPNIVKTYQILEMKKNRTVYMVMELCVEGDLLKYIKNKGALPEHSSCRFFTQLCEAIQYLHSRDVAHRDLKCENLLLDTFLNLKVCDFGFSKRLTYTDGQIKLSETYCGTPSYAAPEVLSRSPYNPKVSDVWSMGVVLYMMLYASEPFNATNIGKMVEIQKKHRISFPNSPSVSSEAQDLIQSILHPIVEWRITISNILQSTWMLRRGRMEESDEASTSVSDSGQEEPPSEKATEDKELSNDISDPGEGPSTAAERQ, encoded by the exons ATGATTGATAAGTTGTTCTTGGAGAAGAATGGTTACACGTTTAAGAGCAACCTGGGAGCAGGCATGTATGGCAAAGTTGTGTGTGCATACTCAACCCAACGGCAGCGGAAGGTTGCCATAAAGATTGTAgacacaaaaaagttcaattctGATAACTGGGAGGTCTTCCTGTCTCGAGAGATGGAGATCATCCGGTCTTTGAACCATCCCAACATTGTCAAGACATACCAGattttagaaatgaaaaagaacaggACA GTCTATATGGTGATGGAGCTTTGTGTAGAAGGTGACCTCTTGAAGTATATCAAAAACAAAGGGGCCTTACCTGAACACTCAAGCTGCAGGTTTTTCACACAGCTGTGTGAGGCGATCCAGTATCTTCACAGCAGGGATGTGGCACACAGAGACCTGAAATGTGAAAACCTGCTGCTGGACACGTTTCTCAACCTCAAAGTGTGTGACTTTGGGTTCAGCAAGAGGCTCACTTACACGGATGGCCAGATAAAGCTGAGTGAAACTTACTGTGGCACCCCATCCTATGCAGCACCTGAGGTTTTGAGTCGTTCTCCATACAACCCCAAAGTGTCTGATGTTTGGAGTATGGGTGTTGTGCTGTATATGATGCTCTATGCATCAGAGCCCTTTAATGCCACCAACATTGGGAAGATGGTGGAGATTCAAAAGAAGCATAGAATCAGCTTCCCAAACAGTCCATCTGTTTCATCGGAGGCACAGGACCTTATCCAAAGCATTCTGCACCCTATTGTTGAGTGGCGCATTACAATCAGCAACATATTACAGAGCACCTGGATGTTGAGGAGAGGGAGAATGGAGGAGAGTGATGAGGCCTCCACCTCAGTCTCTGACTCTGGACAAGAAGAACCTCCAAGTGAAAAGGCCACAGAGGACAAGGAACTTTCAAATGATATTTCAGATCCAGGAGAAGGACCATCAACTGCTGCTGAAAGACAATGa